The segment TGCCTCCAAAAATCCGAGCGATATAGAGCATTGTCAAGGATGTGGCTAAACCAGTAAGTAATTGCATAATTACGAAACCGATCAATCCACAAATGATAATAGGTTTACGACCATATTTGTCTGATAGCTTTCCCCAAACCACTACGAATAGTAACTGAAAAAATGGATAAATACTTGTGAGCAATCCAATATGGAAGTTGATTAAATCGGTGTCAAGATTATCTTCTAAAGCTAATCTTTCGGTATAGTAGGGAAGGGTTGGCAATAATATACCATAGCCCAACATCACTACAAATAAACTCAACAGAATTAAAAATATCCTGTTGAGTTTTTTTTTACTTTCCATTTATTTTTTACCGATCTTTCTCTTTAGTAATTGGGCATTTATGGCAACGATGACCGTACTCAAACTCATAAATACAGCTCCTACTGCTGGTCCTAAAACAAAGCCTGAAGAATATAGAACGCTAAGCAGCTAAAGGAATGGCTACCACATTATATCCTGTTGCCCATATTAGGTTTTGAATCATTTTATTGTATGTTGCCTTTCCAAATAAAATTAGGTTGGCAATATCTTGTGGATTGCTATTTACCAATATAATATCGGCTGTTTCAGCAGCCACATCTGTACCAGAACCAACAGCAATACCCACATCTGCTTTTGCAAGGGCAGGAGCGTCATTAACACCATCACCCGTCATCGCTACAAAATCGCCTTTGTTCTGTAACTCTTCTACAATTTCAACTTTTTGATGTGGCAATACTTCGGCGTAGTAACCATCCAATCCAAGTTTTTCACTCACAGCCTTAGCGGTTTTTTCATTATCGCCAGTTGCCATCAAGACTTTAATATTGTTTTTTTTGAATATTTTTATAGCTTCCGCAGATTCAGGTCTTATTTCATCAGCAAGAGCAATGTATCCTGCTAGCTGGCCATCTATTAATACAAATACAACAGTTTCAGCAGCGTCACTATAAGCATCTTCGGGAATGTCTATTTTTTCATCCCTTAAATAGCCCGGGCTTACAACTTTTACTTGCATACCTTCTACATTTGCCTCTACACCTTTTCCTGTAATTGCATTAAAGTTTTCAGGTTTTGGAATAGTAATGTTATCTTCTTTAACTCTTTTAATAATACCAACTGCAATGGGGTGTTCTGAGCTTTGTTCCAATGCACTTGAAAGTCTTAAAATTTCCTCTGTTGAATAAGCTTCTTTAACAGATTCGATTCGAGTGACACCAAAATCACCTTTGGTTAGTGTTCCTGTTTTATCAAAAAGCAAAGCTGAAATTTTTCTTGACTCTTCAAAAGCAGTTCTATTTCGGATAAGCAATCCATTTTGAGCAGATACTGCCGTAGAAATCGCAACCACAAGGGGAATGGCAAGACCCAATGCGTGTGGACAAGCAATGACCATAACGGTAACCATTCTTTCTAAAGCATAGACAAATGGAAAGCCTAAAATCAGCCATACCGCTAATGTTCCAAAACCAATAGCCAAAGCGATATAGGTTAACCATTTTGCAGCCCTGTCTGAAAGATTTTGCATCTTGGATTTGGTTTTTTGCGCTTCTTCGACCATTTTGATGACCTTGTTGAGATAGCTATCTTTTCCAGTATGCTCAACCTTTACTTTTAAGGTACTGTTACCATTTACCGAACCACCAATAACCTTATCGTTTTCATCTTTTTTTACAGGTTTGGATTCGCCTGTAAGCATAGATTCGTTCAGGTAACTTGAACCGTCTACTATAATCCCATCAGCAGGAACTTTTTCACCTGGTTTAACCAAAATCACATCATCCTTTAGTAAATCTTCAAGAGGGATGTCTTCTATGATGTCGCCTTTTACCCTGTGCGCTTCCGCAGGCATCATACTTACCAGTAACTGTAAAGCTTTTGACGCACCTAACACACTTTTCATTTCTATCCAATGACCAAGCAACATTATGGCTATAAGTGTTGATAGCTCCCAGAAAAAGTCTTCGCCTCTTAAGCCAAATACGGTCGCGGTGCTATAAAAATAAGCTACAGAAATTGCCATAGAAATCAAGGTCATCATTCCTGGCGCACCTTTTTTGATTTCAGACCAGAATCCTTTTAAAAATGGCCAACCACCATAGAAATATACGATTGTGGAAAGTGCAAAAAGGATATATGGATTTCCGGGAAGCAAAAACTCATATCCAAAAAAGTCCTGAATCATCGGCGAGAAGAACAGTATGGGAATAGTAAGTACAAGGGTTACCCAAAACCGTTTTCTAAAATCGGCAATCATCATTTTATGATGGTCGTGGCCCATCTCGCCGTGACCGGGATCATGATCGGAATGGCCACTATGTCCCGAATGGTCACTTTCATCCATTGCTTCGTTATGGCCGTGTTTGGTTTTTTCGACTAGGTTATCTTTTATATCAGCTTCTTTTTTTAATGCTTCATTCTTTGCTGAATTATTCCCTTTGCCATTATGTTCGTGGGGATGATGTTTGTGATTTTCCATAATTTCTGTTTTTGTTGATTTTTATCTTAATTTTTTTCGCATTTCTTCTGAAATGTTTTCGGCATAGACGCCATAGGCATCTACCAGAAGTCCTTTAATTCCATCATTGGAGGATATAGCATATAAAATGCTATTATCGTCGGTACTGCTCATTCCTTCAAAGCGAAAGGTTTTATCTACTTTAAAATCTTCAGGCCGGATTTCAATTTTTAGCGAAGCACATTCCAAGCATTCAGGCTTCAAATTGAAATCGTAGGGATAATCGTTTGCCTGTAAATCGTTTATGGCTTCTGAAAGTGTGTTGTAATTGTTCATTTTATTTATATGTCATTGTAAAATAACTATTATCTTCCTCTGTAAATTTCTGAAAGGTCAGTAAACCTTTTTCATTTAATTTTTCGTTGACGGTATAGTTGAGTTGCTTGATGCGAATTCCCCACGCATAGGCCTTTATATTGATTTTTGAATTAATCTTGTTTTTGTTGCCCTCAAATATTCGGTCGTAAATCTTTATGATGCTTTTTGAACCAAAAAAATCCAACAGTCCCGAATCAAAAGTCATTTCCAATTCTATATTTTCAAGGTTGTCCAAATCGTAGAGCTCTTTAAATTTTTCAGAGGTGGTATTAATTTCGGTCTCCTTTGATTTTGGATTGGAAAACGGGAAAGCCATTACCACTACACTTGCTTCATCAGGCTTGCAACGATAGGTTGTGGTGTATTTATCGGTCAATTTTTTGTCTTTATCAAACAATTCCGTAACTACCTCAATTTCATAGTATCCATTTTTCTTTATTGTTTCACTGGCTTTGAAAGTTTGTTTATTTAAAAAAGAACCATTTTCATCAAAGTTTTCCCGAATAACAACTCTGCCTGAAATCTGCCCAATGAGCATTTCAGTTTGTCCAGTCATTGTTGCTATGGATAGGATAAAAAACAGAATGAAGCTTTGTTTTTTCA is part of the Antarcticibacterium sp. 1MA-6-2 genome and harbors:
- a CDS encoding phosphoribosylpyrophosphate synthetase, encoding MNNYNTLSEAINDLQANDYPYDFNLKPECLECASLKIEIRPEDFKVDKTFRFEGMSSTDDNSILYAISSNDGIKGLLVDAYGVYAENISEEMRKKLR